The nucleotide window GTGGACGAGCCCTATTGCCGCAACATTGCCGGGTCGGGCCAATGGTGCCCGGAGAACTATGACAAGAAATTCCACGGCCGCGTGCCGCTGATCCGGGCGCTGGCGCAGTCCTACAACATCCCGGCGGTGAAGGTGGCCGAGAGCGTGGGGCTGGACCTGGTTCGCCGGGTCGCCAGCGATTTCGGCATCGACAACGACCTGGCCGAGGGGCCTGCGCTGGCGCTGGGCACGTCGGAAAGCACGCTTCTGGAAATGACCGGGGCCTATGCGGGCATCCTGAACGGCGGATCGTCGGTGACGCCCTACGGGCTGGTCGAGCTGAAGCTGCTGGGCGACGACGACCCGCTGATGCGCAAGAGCGGCGGCATCGGCGAGCGCGTGATCCAGCAGGAGGCGGCGCAGAAGCTGACGGGCATGATGTACGAGGTGGTGCAATCCGGCACCGGCGCGCGCGCCAAGCTGCCCGACCGTCAGGCCGCCGGCAAGACCGGCACGACGCAGGCGGCGCGGGATGCGTGGTTCCTGGGGTTCACGGCGGATTACGTCACCGGCGTCTGGATGGGCTACGACGACAACACCCCGCTGAAAGGCGTGACCGGCGGCGGCCTGCCCGCGGATATCTGGCGCGAGACGATGGTGCGGGTGAACGAGGGCGTGCCGGTCAGCGACCTGCCGATGATCTTCGTGCAGCCCGAGCCGGAGCCGCAGGTTCAGCAGCAGTGGCCGCAACAGCAACAGCCGCAGGGTGGCCGGGACAACACGATCAACCGGATGCTGGAAGAGCTGTTGGAGGGGACAGGCAACCGAAGGTGAGGCGAGGTTGAGGCGCTCTGCCGATCCGGCAGATCGATTCAGTCTTTGCCGGGCGCCGCGCCGGGCGTCGCCTGGGTGCCGGCATCGGGAAAGGTATCGGATTTGACCGCGCCGCGCTGGCCTTCGGGGCGTGAGGGTCCGGTGGTGGTATCCCGGCGGGTCTGATGTTCCAGCTCGGCATTGAGCTTGGCCCCGGCCAGCACGATGAAGGACGACAGCCACAGCCATGTCAGCAGGATGATCGCGCCTCCGAGCGTGCCGTAGGTTTCATTGTAGCTGGCGAAATTCTGGGTGTAGACCGAAAAGGCGACGGTGCCTGCCAGCCAGAGGATCATGGCGACCACCGCGCCCGGGGTGATCCAGCGCCACCTTGCGTTGCGGCGCGAGGGACCGAACCGGTAGAGCACGCCGAGACCGAGGACGGCGAGACAGCCCAGGACGGGCCATTGCAGCCAGAGAATCGTGGTCTCGAGGGTCTCGGACAGACCCAGATAGCCGATCACGGCGGGCAGCACGATCATCAGGCCCAGCGCCGACAGCACCCCGACGATAATGAAGAGCGTCAGGGCAAGGCCGGTAGCGTAGAGCCTGACGAAGCCGCGCTTTTCCTTTTCGCCATAGGCGATGTTCATGCCTTCCATCAGGGTCATCATGCCCTTGGTCGCGCCGTAAAGCGCGAGAAGAAGACCCAGGAGTGCGGCAAGGCCGGTCGCCGCCTCGTCGCCGCCGGTGACTTTCATGATCTGGTCCTGGATGATCGCCGCCGCGTTCTCGGGCAGGATGGCGATGATCTGTTCCAGGTTGTTCGCCACGTCCTGCGGGTTCAGCAGGAAACCCGCGATGGAGATCAGGGCGACCACGGCCGGGAAGATCGCCAAGAGGCCGAAAAAGGCGACACCGGCCGAAACGACCGACATGTGGTCGGACGCGATGCCGTCCTTGAGCCGCAGGACCACGTCCCACCAGCCATGTCGCGATATGTGGTGCGGATGGTCCGCCGTGTGCCCCCGGCCTTTGTCCGGCATGTCAGTCTCCCGTTTGTCTTGTCCTGTTCGGGAAACGCGCGGAGCGGCGGAAAAGATCGTTTTTCCGCCGTTTTTTCCGGGAGGGCCGTGTTCGGGCCAGGACCGGGGAAGGCCCGGGCCGGGGCACGGGATCAGCCCGCGCGTTGCACGTCGGCGATCAGCGCGTCGATATTGCCGCCGTTGCGATCCAGCATGGCGCCGATCTCGGTGCGTTCGGTGAGGCGCAGGCTGACGCCCTCGATCACCATGTCGAAGAAGAGATCGCGGCCGGAGCGGTCGGAAACGAGAAAGAGCACGGTGAAGGGCGACTTGCCGCGCAGTTTCACGTTGGCGCGGACCTCGTGCCAGGACTTGACCTGGCGCACCCCGGTCACGCTGACCTGACCGCCGACGAATTCGCGGAACCGCTTGCCGTACTTGCGGGCGATATAGCCCTGGAAGGCGGCGGTGAAGGCGCGCATCTGGCCTGAGGAGGCGCGGCGCGAATCGGCGCCCAGGGTCGAGCGGGCGATGATGTTGACGTCGGCGTAGCGCGCGAAGATGCGTTCGAAGTCGCGGATCATGGCGCTCGTGGATTTGCCCGAGCCGATGACCCGGTTGATGTCGGCCACGACCTGGTCGATCAGCGCGCGGGCACGGCCCTCTGTCAGGGCGAGGGCGGGGGTTGCGGCGGCGGGCAGCAGCGTGAAGGCCGCGCCCGCACCGATCAGGAAACGTCTGGACATGTCATTCATCGTATGGGTCCTCCGGCAGCGCGCCGAGTTGCGCGTCATATGGATCTTCCAGCGCTCCGCCCGATCCACCGCCGAGCTTGAAACGCCTGTTCTGACTATAGAGCGAACGCGCCTGGGCGTAACTGTCGGCGCTTTCGTAAAGGATGGAATCGATCGTGTCCGCGTACCGGCCCCGGTCGGACAGGCCCGAGGCGGCCGATGCGGCCGGGATGGCGTAGTTCGCGGGCTCGTCCAGCACGTAGCTGAGCGGGTTGGTGAAGAGATCCACCACCTTGCCCGCGGCGGCGCGTTCGGTCGAGGGGCCGAGCAGCGGCAGTTCGAGATAGGCGCCCTCGCGGACACCCCAGACATGGAGTGTCTGGCCGAAATCGGCATCGGTGGCCTGGGGCATGTTCAGTTCGGTCGCGGTGTCGAAGAGGCCGCCCAGGCCAATCGTGGTGTTCACGACAAAGCGATACGTGTCCTCGGTCGCGCCTTTCATGTTGCCTTGCAGGATGTTGTTCACCACCGCGCCCGGGATCGACAGGTGAAAGGCGAAGCGGCCGATCATGTTTTCGACATCGTCGGGGATGAAGCCGGACGCGCCCTTGCCGGCGGGCCGGAGCAGCTTGCGGTCGAGCGCCCGGTTGAAGGCGTGTGTCCGGCGGTTCTCGTCCTCGTAAGGATCGAAAACCTCGCCGGGCGGGTGGCCGGCGGGCGTTGGCGTACAGCCCGAAACAGCAAGGCCGACCGCGAGGAGGAGGCCGGCCACGAGGCGCTTGGGGCGACGGGAAGAAGAGAAATTCGGCAACGGTCAGACTTTGGTTAAACTATGCGGGTATACCTAAAGCATCGGTTCGAGATGCCCAGACACCGCGAATTGTCGGCGTAACCCTGTGGCAGATCAGTGACAACGCATGTAAGGCGGATTCGGGGAGTCGTTCAAGCGATGATGCGGCGGCGGGCGGGAAAGACGGGATGCAACTGAGCAAGGCGAGACTGGACGCGGGGCGCGAGGAACTGCGCGCCGCCCGTCGCGAAAGCCGCACGCTTTACTGGTTCGTCGGCGTGCTCAGCTTTTTCGTCAACCTGCTGATGCTGACGGGTCCGCTGTACATGCTGCAGGTCTATGACCGGGTGCTGGGCAGCCGGTCGGTCGAGACGCTGATCGCGCTGAGCGTTCTGGTGGTGTTCCTCTACGGCATGATGGGCCTATTGGACTACGCACGGGGCCGGATCATGGGCCGGGTCGCGGCGCGGTTCCAGGCGCGGCTGGACCGGCGCGTGTTCGACGCGGTGATCCGCAAGGCGGCGCTGGCCCCGGACGAACATACGCAGACCGGCCTGCGCGACCTGGAAGCGGTGCAGCGGCTTATGGCCTCGCCGGTGCTGATGGCGATATTCGACATGCCGTGGACGCCGGTCTTCCTGGCCGGGATCTGGCTGTTCCACCCCTGGCTGGGGGCGCTGGCGCTGATCGGCGGGGGGATCATCATCCTGGTCACCTTGGTCAACCAGATGGTCACCCGCCAGCCAGCGATGAAATCAGCGCGCGCCACCGGCGCGGCGGAGGCGTTGTCCAGCCAGATCCGCAACGAGTCAGAGATGGTGCAGGCGATGGGGATGCGCGACCAGGCGTTCTCGCGCTGGCAAAAGGCCCGCGACGAGTCGCTGAAATCGCAGATCGCGTCGTCGGACCTGGTGGGCACGTTCACCACGACGACGCGGACCTTCCGGCTGTTCCTGCAGTCGGCGATGCTGGGCCTGGGGGCCTACCTGGTGTTGCAGAACGCGCTGACGCCCGGTGCGATGATCGCGGGATCGATCCTGATGGGCCGGGCGCTGGCGCCGATCGAGCTGGCCGTCGGACAGTGGGCCCTGGTGCAGCGGGCGATGCAGGGCTGGGACTCGCTGGCCCGGTTGCTGGCCCTGGTGCCGCCCGAACAGCCGCGCACGCCGCTGCCCAAGCCCAAGGCCCTGCTGGAGGTCCGGCAGGTGACGGTGGTGCCGCCGGGCGACCAGCAGGCGGCGTTGAAGACCATCAGTTTCACCGTCGGGCCGGGGCAGGCGGTGGGCGTGATCGGCCCATCGGGCGCGGGCAAGTCGACGCTGGCGCGGGCGCTGACCGGGGTCTGGCGGCCCGCGGGCGGCAAGATCCGGCTGGACGGCGCGTCGCTGGACCAGTTCGAGCCGCGGGTGCTGGGCGAGCATATCGGATACCTGCCGCAGCGCGTGCAGCTGTTCGAAGGCACCATCGCCGAGAACATATCGCGCCTTGCCGAAGAGCCCGACCCCGCGAAGATCGTCGCGGCGGCGCGGAAGGCGGACGCGCATGACATGATCCTGAAGCTGCCCGACGGGTATGACACCCGGATCAGCGCCGGCGGCGGGCGGCTGTCGGGCGGGCAGATGCAGCGGATCGGGCTGGCGCGGGCGATGTATGGCGACCCGGTCCTGGTGGTGCTGGACGAACCCAACTCGAATCTCGACAACGAGGGCAGCGAGGCGGTGAACCACGCGATCCGGCAGTTCAAGGCCGAGGGCAAATCGGTGCTGATCATGGCGCATCGCCCGGCGGCGATCCGCGAATGCGACCTGCTGCTGATGCTGGACGGTGGCGTCGTGCGGTCCTTCGGGCCCAAGGACGAGGTGTTGAGGGACGTGGTGAAGAACGCCGAGGAGATCGGCCACGCCCGGATCGGAGGCGTGCAATGAGCGAGCAGACGCGCGACGGCTGGTCGGTGCGCGCGCCGATCATCGTGGGGCTGACCGGGCTGATCCTGCTGCTGGGCGGGTTCGGAAGCTGGGCCGCGGTGACGCAGATCTCGGGCGCCGTGATCGCCAGCGGGCAGATCGTGGTCGACCAGAACCGGCAGGTGGTGCAGCATCCCGATGGCGGTGTCGTGGCTGCTATCGAGGTCGACGAGGGCGACACGGTGGAGGCCGGGCAGGTGCTGCTGCGGCTGGATGCCACCGCCTTGCGCTCGCAACTTGCGATCACCGAGAACCAGCTGTTCGAACTGCAGGCGCGGCGCGGCCGGCTGGAAGCGGAGCGGGACGGCCGGGAGGAGATCGAGTTTCCCGACCTCGTGCGCGAAATGGCGGCCCGGAGCGCCGAGGTGGCCGGGCTGCTGGACGGTCAGCGGCGGCTGCTGAGCGCGCGCAACGAAACCGTGGCCAGCGAGATTTCGCAGTTGGAAAAGCGCCGCGGGCAGATCGCCGACCAGATTGGCGGGATCGAGGCGCAGCAGAAGGCCATGAACGAACAGCTGGCGTTGATCGAGAGGGAACTGGCCGACCAGCAATCGCTTCTGGACCGGGGCCTGGCGCAGGCGTCGCGCGTGCTGGCGCTGAAGCGGGAGAAATCGCGGCTGCTGGGCCAGCTGGGCGAACTGGTGGCGCAGGCGGCGCAATCCGAAGGCCGGATCACGGAGATCGACATCGAAGTGCTGAAGCTGGGCACGCGGCGCCGCGAGGAGGCGATCACGACCCTGCGCGACCTGCAGTTCCGCGAGCTGGAGCTGCTGGAGGAGCGCCGTGCGCTGATCGAGCAGATGAGCCGGCTGGACGTCACCGCGCCGGTGGGCGGGGTGGTGTACGGCTTGCAAGTGTTTGCGCTGCGGTCGGTCATCCGGCCGGCCGATCCGATCCTCTACGTGGTGCCGCAGGACCGGCCGCTGATCATCGACGCACGGGTCCCGCCCACGGATATCGACAAGATATATGTCGGCCAGGAGGTGACGCTGCGATTCTCGGCGCTGGACCAGCGCACGACGCCGGAACTGGTGGGACAGGTGATGCAGATTTCGGCCGATGCGTTCCGGGACGACGCCACGCAGCAAAGCTATTACCGGGCCGAGATCGCGCTGAGCGAAGGCCAGCGCGAGCGTCTGCCGGAGGACGTGACGCTGATTCCCGGCATGCCGGTCGAGACCTTCATCCGCACCGCCGACCGCACGCCGCTGGCGTATCTGACGAAACCGCTGACGGACTACTTCGCCAAGGCGTTTCGCGAGTAAGCGGAGCGCCTGCGGCGCGCAGGCTTGTCTCGGCGTCCCTGCGGGACGTCTCGGGGCGCGTGGCGGGCGTGATGCGCGGGGGCGAGGGACGGGGCGCGTGGCCGGCGACGGCATAGTGAGTATTTATCGCAAGAAAAAGCACGGGCCTGTTTTTGCGGTTGCATCGGTGCCCGGAGCGTCTAGCGTGCGCGGCAACGCAACCGAGGAGGTCGGGACCATGGGAAAATTCGAGGACAAGCTGGCCGAGATGGGCGTGACCCTGCCCGAGGCGGCGGCGCCTGCGGCGAATTACGTGCCGTACGTGCTGGTGGGTGACATGCTGTTCGTCTCGGGTCAGTTGCCGAAGCTGGGCGACGAGATGATGATCGGCAAGCTGGGCGACGACATGGACGTGGCCGCGGGCGCCGAGGCGGCGAAGGCCTGCGCGATCAACCTGCTGGCGCAGGTCAAGGCGGCCTGCGAAGGCGATCTGGACCGGCTGAAGCGGGTGGTGAAGCTGGGCGGGTTCGTGAACTCGACGCCGGATTTCACCCAGCAGCCGCAGGTGATCAACGGTGCGTCGGATTTCATCGGCGAGGCGCTGGGCGAGGCGGGCAAGCACGCCCGCGCCGCGGTGTCGTCGCCGGCGCTGCCGTTCGGCGTGGCGGTCGAGATCGAAGGCGTATTCCAGATCGGATGACGCGGCTCGACCCGGAGTTTCTGCGTGCGCCGCTGGCGCACCGGGCGCTGCATGACGTGGCGGATGGCCGGCCGGAGAATTCGCGGGCGGCGATCTCGGCGGCCATGGCCCATGGCTATGGCATCGAGATCGACCTGCAGCTGAGCCGGGACGGTGCCGCGATGGTGTTCCACGACTATGACCTGAAGCGCCTGACCGGGCAGTCCGGGCCGGTGCAGCAGCGGGAGGCGGCGGAGCTGTGTGGCGTTGCGCTGCTGGGCGGCGGCGAGGGGATTCCGACGCTGCCGGAGGTGCTGGAGCTGGTCGGGGGCCGAGTGCCGCTTCTGATCGAGCTGAAGGACCAGCAGGGGCAGATGGGCCAGACCGATGGGCGGCTGGAGGCGGCGACGGCGGTGGCGCTGAAGGGCTATTCCGGGCCGGTGGCGGTGATGTCGTTCAACCCCGAGATGATGGTGGCGATGCGCGACCTTGCGCCGGAGGTGGCGCGCGGGATCGTGACATGCGATTACGACCCCGGGGACTGGACACTGCTGCGGGCCGAGGTGCGCGCGCGGTTGCGGGAGATCCCGGATTACGACCGCGCCGGCGCGGCGTTCCTCAGCCACCAGGCGCAGGACCTGGGCCGTGCGCGGGTGGCCGCGTTGCAGGGCGCGGGGGCGGACGTTCTGTGCTGGACGATCCGGTCGCCGCAGGACGAGGCAAAGGCGCGGCGCGTGGCGCAGAACATCACCTTCGAGGGGTACCTGCCCGCGATTCCCGCTTGAACCGGGGCGGGCAGGCCACAGATTGAAGGGTATGATTTCCCGAACCAATGAGCGGCCCTGATGGATGGCGGATCTGTCCTTGTGAGCGTCTACGAAAGCCTGGGCGACGTGGCGCAGGCCGACTGGGACGCCTGCGCCTGTCCCGAGGCCGAAGACGGCGGCCGGGCGGAAGACCCGTTCACCACATATCGTTTCCTGAGGGCGCTGGAGGACAGCGGGTCGGTCGGCGCCGGAACGGGATGGCAGCCGCATTACCTGGTGGCGGAGATGGACGGCCAGGTGATCGCCTGCGCGCCGCTTTACGTGAAGGGGCACAGCCAGGGCGAGTATATCTTCGACCACAACTGGGGCCATGCCTATGAGCGCGCGGGCGGGCGGTATTATCCCAAGTTGCAGATGGCGGTGCCGTTCACGCCCGTCACCGGACGGCGGATGCTGACCCGGCCGGGCTACGGGCAGCCGGGGCGCGATGCGCTGATGCAGGCCGCCGTCAGCATCGGGGACCGGAATGCGCTGTCGTCGCTGCACGTGACCTTCTGCACGCGGTTCGAGCGGGAGGTGGGCACCGAGATGGGCCTGTTGCCGCGGATCACGCAGCAGTATCACTGGCTGAACCGGGGATACGAGAGCTTCGACGATTTCCTTGGCAGCCTGAGTTCGCGCAAGCGCAAGAACATCCGCAAGGAGCGGGCGCAGGCGCAGGGCTTTGGCGGCGAGATCGTGCAACTGACCGGCGACGCGATCCGGCCCGAGCACTGGGAGGCGTTCTGGGAATTCTACCAGGACACCGGGGCGCGCAAATGGGGGATGCCGTACCTGACGCGGAAATTCTTCGACATCGCGCAGGAGCGGCTGCGCGACGATATCCTGCTGGTGTTGGCGCTGGAAGACGGCGTGCCGGTGGCAGGCGCGCTGAACATGATTGGGCGCGACGCGCTTTATGGCCGGTATTGGGGCTGCACGGCGCATCATCCTGCGATGCATTTCGAGTTGTGTTACTATCAGGCCATCGACTACGCCATCGCGCACGGTCTGGGCCGCGTCGAGGCGGGCGCGCAGGGCGAGCACAAGCTGGCCCGCGGATATCTGCCGGTCGAGACCCACTCGCTGCACTGGTTTCGCGACCCGCCTTTTTCCGATGCGGTGGCGCATTACCTTGAGTCGGAACGCGAAGCCGTGGCGGAGGATATCGAGATCCTGACGAGCTTCGGCCCGTTCAGAAAAGCAAATGTGGAGGAGCAGGAATGAGTGAGAAACTGAGTGACACGGCGCGGAAGACGACGCTGGAGCCGCTGTTCGAGAGCGGCTGGGCGATGGTCGACGGGCGCGATGCGATCCACAAGACCTATGAGTTTGAGAATTTCGTGGAAGCCTTCGGCTTCATGACCCGCTGCGCGATCTGGGCGGAGAAGTGGGACCACCACCCGGAATGGTCGAACGTCTACAAGACGGTCGAGGTGACGCTGACCAGCCATGACGTGGAAGGTCTTAGTTCGCGCGACACCAAGTTGGCGCGGAAAATGGACAAGCTGGCCGAAGGCTGAGCGCCAGGGCGCGTGAATTGGAGGCCGGGACGCGTCTGTGCCCCGGCCCCCTAGCGTTTGTCAATTGTTGGACGTCAGATGAAATTGACCTTTGCGTCATAAACTGACCCAGGCACTACAAACCGGAAGAGTATGAAGCCCTAAGTTAGCGAGAGCTGTCATTCGAACCGGGTGCAGCGACTGTCGGCTTTGAGCCCAATCTACCGAATGCTGCACCGCGTTCGAACGGCGGCAATCTGAGATCAAACGGACGTCCAGAAACCATGCGTTATGCGTATTTCTGACCCATTGCGGTTATCTGAATTGAGCATCTGCTCATTGAATGCTATCCCCTCGCTGTTCGCTTTCAGGCAGGTTGAAAAAAATGATGAGCGACTGTCATGTAAAAATTGACAAGAACAAGACTTTGGTCATGCGCTATGTCAAAGAGGTGCAAGAGCAACACTCGTTGTCGACGATCGGGGAAATCTTTGCAGAGGATTTTGTCGATCATTCTCGGGTAGCTGGTGGAATGTTTGACGGTGGACTGGCCCAACTTTCCCAAGGGTTGGCTTCAATCTTGGGCGCGTTTCCCGACTTGGAGGTTACAATCAACCATCTACTGGCCGAGGGCGATAAGGTAGTCGCACATAAGTCTTTCAGGGCGACTCACCTCGGGCCGTGGATGGGTGTCGCGGCCACGGGCAAACGCGTAGAGTGGGAACTTATCAGCATCTATGGGATTCGAGACGACAAGATCTCTGATTACTGGGGAATACTGGATGATCGACGCCTCAATGAGTCCCTCGGATTGCCCCTGTAGTTCGCTGCTTTTGCCTAACAGCCGGATTCTATTACCATTGGCACCGATGTCTGAACTTGGGCACATCCGAGAAATAAGGCCAAGTCAGCAATCGGGCTCAAACCGGACCTCCGGAGTTTTGATCGAATGGCAGCTTGGTCCGCCTGCCGGACCTTGACCTATACCGCGCTCAAGGTCCGGTTTGGGTCAGAAGTGCTTAACGATTGGGCCAATATTGCGTGACGCGGCGCCCTAGAAAGTTTCAGAAAACCAGCTCCATTGAGTCAAAGATTCTCGACGTTTCACATCAATCAGATCGCGTCGAGCAGCGACTCGCCGGCGGAGGTCTCGCAGGTGCCGGGATTGTCCTCGACATGCAGGACTTTGACGGTGCCGTCCTCGACCAGCATGGCATAGCGCTTGGAGCGGGCAATGAGGCCGACAGGCGGCGCGGTGAAATCCATGCCGACGGCCTTGGTGAACTCCGATTGCGGGTCGCCCAGCATGGTGATGCCGGCGTCGCTGGCGCCGGTGTCCTTGCCCCAGGCATCCATCACGAAGGCGTCGTTGACCGAGATGCAGATGATTTCGTCCACGCCCTTGGCGTCGAAATCGGCCTTGGTGCGGATGAAGCTGGGCACGTGGGCGGAGTGACAGGTGGGAGTGAAGGCGCCGGGAACGGCGAAGATCGCCACCTTGCGGCCTTTGGTCTTGTCGGACAGCGCGACCTCTTCGGGGCCGTCCGCACCCATCTTGAGCAGCGTCGCATCGGGGAGTTTGTCGCCGGTGGTGATCGTCATTGTCGCATCCTGTCTTTCGTTTGCGTTTGGAATGCCTGTAAGTATAGGCCCTGACGGCCCGAGGGCCATGTGGAATTTGCAGGAGGGGACATGGCAGGAGTTGTTGTCGTGGGCGCGGGTCAGGCGGGCAGTTCGCTGGTGGCGAAGCTGCGGGCGCTTGGCTATGACGGCAAGGTGACGCTGATCGGGGAAGAGCACGCGCCGCCTTATCAGCGGCCGCCCTTGTCGAAGAAATACCTCTTGGGCGAGATGGATATTGAGCGGCTCTACCTGCGGCCGGAAAGCTTTTATTCGGAGAACATGATCGACCTGCGGCTGGATGCGGCGGTGTCGGCGATTGATCCCGCTGACAAGGTGGTTGTCGCGGGCGGGCAGGCGGTGCCTTACGAGCATCTTGTGCTGACCACGGGGTCGGTGCCGCGGCGGTTGCCGCCGGCGATCGGTGGTGCGCTGGACGGCGTTTACGTGGTGCGCGACCTGCGCGACGTGGACAGGATGGCGCCCGAGTTTCGCGACGGCGCGAAGGTTCTGATCGTGGGGGGCGGATATATCGGGCTGGAAGCCGCCGCCGTGGCTGCCTCGAAGGGTTTGCAGGTGACGCTGGTCGAGATGGCGGACCGGATCCTGCAGCGCGTGGCGGCGCAGGAGACGTCGGATTACTTCCGGGCGTTGCATCGCTCGAAAGGTGTCGACATTCGCGAGGGCGTTGGGCTGGAGCGGCTGACCGGCGAGGGCCGGGTCAGCGGGGCGCTGTTGAGCGACGGCACGGAACTGGAGGCGGACTTCGTCATCGTGGGTGTGGGGATCACCCCCGCCACGGCTTTGGCCGAGGCTGCCGGAGTCGATGTCGAGAACGGGATCAAGGTGGATGCGCAGGGACGTACCAGCGACCCGTCGATCTGGGCCGCCGGGGATTGCGCGAGCTTTCCGTTCCGAGGTGAGCGGCTGCGGCTGGAGAGTGTGCCGAATGCCATCGACATGGCGGAATGCGTGGCCGAGAACATCATGGGCGCGGAGAAGACCTATGTGCCGCAG belongs to Roseovarius sp. THAF27 and includes:
- a CDS encoding NAD(P)/FAD-dependent oxidoreductase — protein: MAGVVVVGAGQAGSSLVAKLRALGYDGKVTLIGEEHAPPYQRPPLSKKYLLGEMDIERLYLRPESFYSENMIDLRLDAAVSAIDPADKVVVAGGQAVPYEHLVLTTGSVPRRLPPAIGGALDGVYVVRDLRDVDRMAPEFRDGAKVLIVGGGYIGLEAAAVAASKGLQVTLVEMADRILQRVAAQETSDYFRALHRSKGVDIREGVGLERLTGEGRVSGALLSDGTELEADFVIVGVGITPATALAEAAGVDVENGIKVDAQGRTSDPSIWAAGDCASFPFRGERLRLESVPNAIDMAECVAENIMGAEKTYVPQPWFWSDQFDVKLQIAGLNVGYDRVVTRESEGGISFWYYQGDTLLAVDAANDARAYMVGKRLIDNGKTADPAVVADPGADLKALLKA